One Paroedura picta isolate Pp20150507F chromosome 3, Ppicta_v3.0, whole genome shotgun sequence genomic window carries:
- the LOC143831570 gene encoding uncharacterized protein LOC143831570, whose product MGHSFLVGFWGSHMAQACLLTACVFLCLQPVTAIKCKSCTVEKPGQPCIPLGKTCQMNGAVCMAMKFYSGNVLERKVLSCFVDTVRTCGKKGILPTSGQRYEHVCCSNKDFCSNNL is encoded by the exons ATGGGGCACAGCTTCCTTGTGGGGTTTTGGGGGTCACACATGGCTCAGGCTTGCTTACTGACAGCCTGTGTTTTCCTCTGCCTCCAACCAG TCACTGCTATTAAGTGCAAGTCCTGCACTGTGGAGAAACCAGGCCAGCCTTGCATCCCTCTAGGGAAGACGTGCCAAATGAACGGGGCCGTCTGCATGGCCATGAAGTTCTATTCAG GTAACGTCTTGGAAAGGAAAGTGCTGAGTTGCTTTGTTGACACTGTGAGGACCTGTGGAAAGAAAGGGATACTGCCCACGAGCGGACAGCGCTACGAACATGTCTGCTGCTCCAATAAAGATTTCTGCAGCAATAATTTGTAG